Genomic segment of Nocardiopsis mwathae:
CGCGGGGGCAGGCCGTCGGGGTCGTGGGGCCCTCGGGCGGGTGGGCCCTGCCCGGAGCGCGGGTGCTCTTCGGGCAGGACCCGGCCGACGTCGCGCGGCGGGCGGGCGGGGTGCCGCCCGGCACCCCGCTGTCCGCGCACGATGTCCGCAGCGAGATCGCGACGGTGCGGGATACGGCGGGCAGGGACGTGCGCGTGCACGTCGACCGGCTGTACTACACCGCCGCGGTGGACGCGCAGGCGTCCGAGGGGCGCCCCACCCTGCCGCTGGAGCGCGCCACCGCCCTGCCCGCCCTCCCGGCGGCCGGAGCACTGCTGGAGGAGGAGCCCCAGCGGCCGGCGTCCAGCCTGCGGCGGTTCGCCGGCTACGGGATCGTCACCGACGCCGCTGGCCGGATCCTGCTGTCCAAGATCGCCCCCGGTTTCCCCGGGGAGGGCACCTGGCACCTGCCCGGCGGCGGGGTCGACGACGGCGAGGACGTCCGGGCCGCACTGGTGCGGGAGCTGTTCGAGGAGACCGGGCAGCGGGGCGGCACCGGCGAGCTGGTCACCATCTCCCACCACCACCGCGGCGGCCAGACGGGGCCGCACAGCACCGACACCGAGATCTATGCGGTGTGGGTCTTCCTCCACGTGCACGTGGCCGACCCGGTGCCGCTGCGGGTGACCGAGGCCGCCGGGTCCACCGCCGACTGCGCCTGGTTCACCCCCGACGACCTGCCGCACCTGCGGCTGTCGGCGACCGCGCGGCGCGGCCTCACCGCCCTGGCCGCCCCCATCGCGCCCTGAGCAGCCACAGCCCGGCGCCGGCCGCCAGCACCGCCACCCCGGCCACCACCGAGGGCAGCGGCAGGCTGAACGCGAGCACCACGCACCCGGCCAGGCCCAGGACCGGGACCAGCAGCGGCGGCCGGTTCTCCTCGGGCCCCAGGCGCAGCGCCGAGGCGTTGGCGATCATGTAGTACACCAGCACGCCGAAGGCCGAGAACCCGATCGCGTCGCGCAGGTCCACCGTGGCCACCAGCAGGACGACGACCGCGCCGACCGCGACCTCGGCGCGGTGCGGCACCCCGAAGCGCGGGTGGATCCCGGCCAGATAGCGGGGCAGGTGCCGGTCGGCGGCCATCGCCTGGGTGGTCCGCGACACCCCCAGCACCAGGGACAGCAGCGCGCCGAGGCTGGCCAGGGCGGCGCCGGCCGCGACCACGGGCACCAGGGACGGCCACCCGGCGGCGGTCACGGCGTCGGCCAGCGGCGCGGAACTGGCGGCAAGGGCGTCCGGGCCCAGCACCGCCAGCACGGCGGCACCCACGGCCAGGTAGAGCACCAGGACCCCGCCCAGGGCGATGGCGATGGCGCGCGGGATGGTGGTGGCGGGGTCCCGGACCTCGCCACCCATGGTGGCGATGCGGGCGTACCCCGCGAAGGCGAAGAACAGCATCCCGGCGGCGCCGAACAGCCCGAAGAACCCGGGCCAGTCCCCGGCCAGGGACAGTTCGGCCGGGTCGGCGCGGCCGCTGCCCGCGACGGCCACGACCACCGCGGCCAGGACGGCCAGCACGGCCGCCAGCAGGACCCGGGTCAGCACGGCCGACTTGCGCACGCCCCGATAGTTCAGCGCGGTCAGGGCGACGACGGCGGCCACGGCCAAGGGGCGCTCGGCACCGGGCAGCGCGTAGGCGGCGAACGTGAGGGCCATCGCCGCGCACGAGGCGGTCTTGCCGACGACGAACGCCCATCCGGCCAGGTGACCCCACAGCTCGCCGAGGCGTTCGCGCCCGTAGACGTAGGTGCCGCCGGACTCGGGGTGCACGGCCGCCAGGCGGGCCGAGGAGGTGGCGTTGCAGTAGGCCACCACCCCCGCGACGAGCAGCGCCAGGGGCAGCCAGGCTCCGGCTTGGGCGGCCGCGGGCGCGAACACGGCGAAGACGCCCGCGCCGATCATGGCTCCGGCGCCGATCGCCACGGCGTCTGCGGTGCCCAGGACCCGGGCCGGGCTCGCCTGCGAACCAGATGAGGTGGTCATAGTGGCCGAGTCTGCCGTGGCATGATCACGCCGAAGTCAATTGGCCGGTGGTGGCCGGGGAGCACGGGGCGGCGATCCTCCCAGCAGCAGGGGGATCGGGCGTTGGGCCGCGGGGTGTGGTTCTGGCTACACCGGGTGGTGGGGCACTGTTCGACCAGGAATGGGAGGTTTTTCGCGGCACCGCCGGGGGCCGACCATGGGGGCGCCGGGCCGACGCCCGCATCCGCGGGCGGCTATCCGACGTGGCGGTGCCCGGTCGGGACTCTCCGACCGGGCACCGCGGTGGTCTGGCCCCGGGATCGGATCATGGGTCCGGGGCCATGGGTCACGGTCGCCATGGGGTCCCGGTGTGCTCCTGGATGTCCTCAGCCGCCACCTGGCGCACCTGCCGGGCGAGGTCGGCAAGCGCCCGGGAGATCGCGAGCTCGTCGCCGATCTCGGGCACGTCTTCGTCCGCTGGGTGCTTACGCGCCATGCCGTGACCGCGCAGACTCGACCCGTCCTCGGAGTCCAGGCAGGCCTCGGCCCACGTACGGGCGGTGTCGCCCTCGGACTCTTCGTTGATCAGGATGTCCACGCTCACCCGCTTCATGGTGTGCATCCAGCCCACCTCCACCTCTCACGTCCCGGATCGGCCTGTGTCTCCTCCGACCGGGCCTTCCTCGATATGGGCGTCCGGGCCTGGGTAGACGAGAACCTCGTGGTCCTTGTCCTCGTCCAACCAGCGGACCTGGTAGGGCGGTGCGCCGTTGTCACCTCGGACCTCGGTCACCACTCCGGTGCGACGGTGCATGTCGTGGCGCTCGCTCTCGACCACCAGGCGGTCTCCGATGCGTGCTCTCATCGCGCCTCCAGGATCCCTCCGTTACCCCCATTCTTCGTTGGCCACCCGGCGTTGGCAATGGTCGAAGGACACATATGCGCACGTCGGAAGGTGCTGGGCGCGGCGGCGCAGGCGGGTTCGGGGGTGGCTAGCCGACCCCGGCCGACAAGGTGCGGCCACCGTCCAGGGTGAGGGTCTGGCCGGTGATCCACGCGGCATCGGCGGAGCCGAGGAAGGCGATGGCGGCGGCCACGTCGCCCGGGACACCCAGGCGGCCCAGCGGGTAGGTCGCGGCGAGGGCGGCCTCGTCCTCGCCGACCAGGGCGCCGGCGAAGTCCGTCTTGACCACGGCCGGTGCGACGGCGTTGACGCGCACGGCGGGCGCGAGCTCGAAGGCGAGCTGCTGGGTGAGGTTGATCAGCGCGGCCTTGCTGGTGCCGTACACGCCGAGACCGGGGGCGGGGTGCTGGCCGGCGATGGAGGCGACGTTGACGACGGCGCCGCCGTGGTCCTTCATCCAGGCCTGGTGGGCGGCGGCCACCCAGCGGGCCGCGGCGATGACGTTGACCTCGTAGATCTTGGCCATGGCGGAGGGCTCGACGTTGACGACGGCGTCGAGGACGGGGTTGATGCCGGTGTTGTTGACCAGGACGTCGATGCGGCC
This window contains:
- a CDS encoding APC family permease; protein product: MTTSSGSQASPARVLGTADAVAIGAGAMIGAGVFAVFAPAAAQAGAWLPLALLVAGVVAYCNATSSARLAAVHPESGGTYVYGRERLGELWGHLAGWAFVVGKTASCAAMALTFAAYALPGAERPLAVAAVVALTALNYRGVRKSAVLTRVLLAAVLAVLAAVVVAVAGSGRADPAELSLAGDWPGFFGLFGAAGMLFFAFAGYARIATMGGEVRDPATTIPRAIAIALGGVLVLYLAVGAAVLAVLGPDALAASSAPLADAVTAAGWPSLVPVVAAGAALASLGALLSLVLGVSRTTQAMAADRHLPRYLAGIHPRFGVPHRAEVAVGAVVVLLVATVDLRDAIGFSAFGVLVYYMIANASALRLGPEENRPPLLVPVLGLAGCVVLAFSLPLPSVVAGVAVLAAGAGLWLLRARWGRPGR
- a CDS encoding DUF1876 domain-containing protein, which gives rise to MHTMKRVSVDILINEESEGDTARTWAEACLDSEDGSSLRGHGMARKHPADEDVPEIGDELAISRALADLARQVRQVAAEDIQEHTGTPWRP
- a CDS encoding SDR family oxidoreductase: MGRFDGKVAVITGASRGIGRAAARRIVEEGGRVVITARKPDPLAEAAAALGGPDTALGIAGKAHDDAHRAEVIARTLEAFGRIDVLVNNTGINPVLDAVVNVEPSAMAKIYEVNVIAAARWVAAAHQAWMKDHGGAVVNVASIAGQHPAPGLGVYGTSKAALINLTQQLAFELAPAVRVNAVAPAVVKTDFAGALVGEDEAALAATYPLGRLGVPGDVAAAIAFLGSADAAWITGQTLTLDGGRTLSAGVG
- a CDS encoding DUF1918 domain-containing protein, which encodes MRARIGDRLVVESERHDMHRRTGVVTEVRGDNGAPPYQVRWLDEDKDHEVLVYPGPDAHIEEGPVGGDTGRSGT
- a CDS encoding NUDIX hydrolase, whose amino-acid sequence is MTPRGQAVGVVGPSGGWALPGARVLFGQDPADVARRAGGVPPGTPLSAHDVRSEIATVRDTAGRDVRVHVDRLYYTAAVDAQASEGRPTLPLERATALPALPAAGALLEEEPQRPASSLRRFAGYGIVTDAAGRILLSKIAPGFPGEGTWHLPGGGVDDGEDVRAALVRELFEETGQRGGTGELVTISHHHRGGQTGPHSTDTEIYAVWVFLHVHVADPVPLRVTEAAGSTADCAWFTPDDLPHLRLSATARRGLTALAAPIAP